In Anopheles gambiae chromosome 2, idAnoGambNW_F1_1, whole genome shotgun sequence, a single window of DNA contains:
- the LOC1269634 gene encoding septin-7 isoform X3, with the protein MSTSTPTAQQTAGPGAGGPPVPPVKPVLSSPGAYMANFQGSGGGGGMPVAAPPITAGIHGTNKTHEKPTIAARPIPPPKLPNYSSSFNKIDRDRNEFTKIDKAEREKVSLLATKREMFFKSESNSPSGPPPNPPVGLNSLNLANNNVIHNNSANAANDKHSTAGLTNSVGGGGGGGVTNNSSPAAVSIGAMVTNNNHNGLNGAPATNGSAVHAAAAAAAAAATGNNNLGGGGGGGVNGLATSMNSISLKEKRDALLNHHDSGANGHHGHHHHADAANAKLANERHEKEKPVMKTKPKELDGYVGFANLPNQVYRKAVKKGFELTLMVVGESGLGKSTLINSMFLSDIYHAEQHPGPSKRIKKTVAVESTKVLLKENGVNLTLTVVDTPGFGDAVDNSNCWLPIVDFVESKYEEYLTAESRVHRTALPDSRVHVCLYFIAPSGHGLKPLDIEFMQRLCDKVNIIPVIAKADTLTPEEITLFKKQILNEIAQNKIKIYDFPDPMDEEEDAKVLRQLRSRVPFAVVGANAIIEIDGRKVRGRRYPWGVAEVENLDHCDFIALRNMVIRTNLQDLKDVTNNVHYENYRCRKLAGLGTDGKAKLSNKNPLAQMEEEKREHESKMKKMEAEMEQVFEMKVKEKKQKLKDSEAELTRRHEERKKALELQIRELEDRRKAFEQEKAEWEQQNGVTLDELRRKSLEANSKETASLASRSSDESKGRRVFGSLLRRHTSFGAPDAVRGVTGAAGSTSTLTTSANNNGSTVPPSPQDHNDS; encoded by the exons ATGAGCACATCAACGCCCACAGCACAGCAGACGGCCGGACCCGGTGCCGGTGGACCGCCAGTACCGCCGGTGAAGCCCGTCCTTTCGTCGCCCGGCGCCTACATGGCCAACTTCCAGGGGTcgggtggtggcggtggtatGCCAGTGGCGGCACCTCCCATTACCGCCGGCATCCACGGTACGAACAAGACGCACGAGAAGCCGACGATCGCCGCCCGGCCCATTCCACCTCCGAAGCTGCCAAACTACTCGTCATCCTTCAACAAgatcgatcgcgatcgaaACGAGTTCACCAAGATCGACAAAGCGGAACGGGAAAAGGTTAGCCTG TTGGCAACGAAGCGCGAAATGTTCTTCAAGTCGGAGAGCAACAGTCCGTCCGGACCGCCACCAAATCCACCGGTAGGGCTGAACAGTCTCAACCTGGCTAACAACAACGTGATC CATAATAACAGCGCAAACGCGGCCAACGATAAACACAGCACGGCAGGGCTCACTAACTCggttggcggcggcggcggcggtggcgtcACTAACAACAGCTCACCGGCCGCGGTCTCGATTGGCGCAATGGTCACCAATAACAATCACAACGGTCTGAACGGTGCACCGGCCACGAATGGCAGCGCTGTGcacgcggcagcagcagcggcggcggcggcagcaaccGGGAACAACAATCTCGGCggaggtggtggcggtggcgtgAACGGGCTGGCGACCAGCATGAACAGTATTTCGCTGAAGGAGAAGCGGGACGCCCTGCTGAACCATCACGATAGCGGTGCGAACGGTCACCACGGTCATCATCACCATGCGGATGCGGCGAACGCGAAGCTAGCAAACGAACGGCACGAGAAGGAGAAGCCGGTGATGAAAACGAAGCCGAAGGAGCTGGACGGGTACGTTGGGTTCGCGAACCTGCCGAACCAGGTGTACCGGAAGGCGGTGAAGAAGGGCTTTGAGCTGacgctgatggtggtgggcgAGTCGGGGCTGGGCAAATCGACCCTGATCAATTCGATGTTCCTGTCGGACATTTACCACGCCGAGCAGCATCCGGGACCGTCGAAGCGCATCAAGAAGACGGTGGCCGTCGAGAGCACCAAGGTGCTGCTGAAGGAGAACGGCGTCAACCTAACGCTGACGGTTGTCGATACGCCCGGTTTCGGTGATGCCGTTGACAACAGCAACTG CTGGCTACCGATAGTGGACTTTGTAGAGTCGAAGTACGAGGAGTATTTGACGGCCGAGTCACGCGTCCACCGAACGGCGCTGCCCGATTCGCGCGTGCACGTTTGTCTGTACTTTATTGCCCCGTCCGGGCATGGGCTGAAGCCGCTGGATATCGAGTTCATGCAGCGACTGTGCGATAAGGTGAACATCATACCGGTCATTGCCAAAGCGGACACGCTGACTCCGGAGGAAATCACTCTCTTCAAGAAACAG ATTCTAAACGAAATCGCTCAAAATAAGATTAAAATCTACGATTTCCCGGACCCgatggacgaggaggaggacgcaAAAGTACTTCGCCAGCTGCGCAGTCGCGTGCCGTTCGCTGTGGTCGGTGCGAATGCAATTATCGAGATCGATGGTCGCAAAGTCCGTGGACGACGCTACCCGTGGGGAGTTGCTGAAG TTGAAAATTTGGACCATTGTGATTTCATCGCTCTGCGCAACATGGTCATCCGGACGAATCTGCAGGACCTGAAGGATGTGACAAACAACGTGCACTATGAAAACTATCGCTGTCGAAAGCTGGCCGGTTTGGGTACCGATGGCAAGGCCAAACTAAGCAATAA GAATCCACTGGCTCAGATGGAGGAGGAAAAGCGGGAACATGAATCAAAGATGAAGAAAATGGAAGCCGAAATGGAGCAAGTGTTTGAGATGAAGGTgaaggagaagaaacaaaagctCAAGGACTCGGAGGCCGAACTAACCAGACGTCACGAGGAACGAAAGAAG GCACTCGAGCTTCAAATTCGTGAGCTGGAAGATCGCAGAAAGGCTTTCGAGCAGGAGAAAGCCGAATGGGAACAGCAAAACGGTGTCACGCTTGACGAGCTGCGCCGCAAGAGCCTCGAAGCCAACAGTAAAGA
- the LOC1269634 gene encoding septin-7 isoform X4 has product MSTSTPTAQQTAGPGAGGPPVPPVKPVLSSPGAYMANFQGSGGGGGMPVAAPPITAGIHGTNKTHEKPTIAARPIPPPKLPNYSSSFNKIDRDRNEFTKIDKAEREKVSLLATKREMFFKSESNSPSGPPPNPPHNNSANAANDKHSTAGLTNSVGGGGGGGVTNNSSPAAVSIGAMVTNNNHNGLNGAPATNGSAVHAAAAAAAAAATGNNNLGGGGGGGVNGLATSMNSISLKEKRDALLNHHDSGANGHHGHHHHADAANAKLANERHEKEKPVMKTKPKELDGYVGFANLPNQVYRKAVKKGFELTLMVVGESGLGKSTLINSMFLSDIYHAEQHPGPSKRIKKTVAVESTKVLLKENGVNLTLTVVDTPGFGDAVDNSNCWLPIVDFVESKYEEYLTAESRVHRTALPDSRVHVCLYFIAPSGHGLKPLDIEFMQRLCDKVNIIPVIAKADTLTPEEITLFKKQILNEIAQNKIKIYDFPDPMDEEEDAKVLRQLRSRVPFAVVGANAIIEIDGRKVRGRRYPWGVAEVENLDHCDFIALRNMVIRTNLQDLKDVTNNVHYENYRCRKLAGLGTDGKAKLSNNLCNIGTVNTNGTGWNPLAQMEEEKREHESKMKKMEAEMEQVFEMKVKEKKQKLKDSEAELTRRHEERKKALELQIRELEDRRKAFEQEKAEWEQQNGVTLDELRRKSLEANSKETASLASRSSDESKGRRVFGSLLRRHTSFGAPDAVRGVTGAAGSTSTLTTSANNNGSTVPPSPQDHNDS; this is encoded by the exons ATGAGCACATCAACGCCCACAGCACAGCAGACGGCCGGACCCGGTGCCGGTGGACCGCCAGTACCGCCGGTGAAGCCCGTCCTTTCGTCGCCCGGCGCCTACATGGCCAACTTCCAGGGGTcgggtggtggcggtggtatGCCAGTGGCGGCACCTCCCATTACCGCCGGCATCCACGGTACGAACAAGACGCACGAGAAGCCGACGATCGCCGCCCGGCCCATTCCACCTCCGAAGCTGCCAAACTACTCGTCATCCTTCAACAAgatcgatcgcgatcgaaACGAGTTCACCAAGATCGACAAAGCGGAACGGGAAAAGGTTAGCCTG TTGGCAACGAAGCGCGAAATGTTCTTCAAGTCGGAGAGCAACAGTCCGTCCGGACCGCCACCAAATCCACCG CATAATAACAGCGCAAACGCGGCCAACGATAAACACAGCACGGCAGGGCTCACTAACTCggttggcggcggcggcggcggtggcgtcACTAACAACAGCTCACCGGCCGCGGTCTCGATTGGCGCAATGGTCACCAATAACAATCACAACGGTCTGAACGGTGCACCGGCCACGAATGGCAGCGCTGTGcacgcggcagcagcagcggcggcggcggcagcaaccGGGAACAACAATCTCGGCggaggtggtggcggtggcgtgAACGGGCTGGCGACCAGCATGAACAGTATTTCGCTGAAGGAGAAGCGGGACGCCCTGCTGAACCATCACGATAGCGGTGCGAACGGTCACCACGGTCATCATCACCATGCGGATGCGGCGAACGCGAAGCTAGCAAACGAACGGCACGAGAAGGAGAAGCCGGTGATGAAAACGAAGCCGAAGGAGCTGGACGGGTACGTTGGGTTCGCGAACCTGCCGAACCAGGTGTACCGGAAGGCGGTGAAGAAGGGCTTTGAGCTGacgctgatggtggtgggcgAGTCGGGGCTGGGCAAATCGACCCTGATCAATTCGATGTTCCTGTCGGACATTTACCACGCCGAGCAGCATCCGGGACCGTCGAAGCGCATCAAGAAGACGGTGGCCGTCGAGAGCACCAAGGTGCTGCTGAAGGAGAACGGCGTCAACCTAACGCTGACGGTTGTCGATACGCCCGGTTTCGGTGATGCCGTTGACAACAGCAACTG CTGGCTACCGATAGTGGACTTTGTAGAGTCGAAGTACGAGGAGTATTTGACGGCCGAGTCACGCGTCCACCGAACGGCGCTGCCCGATTCGCGCGTGCACGTTTGTCTGTACTTTATTGCCCCGTCCGGGCATGGGCTGAAGCCGCTGGATATCGAGTTCATGCAGCGACTGTGCGATAAGGTGAACATCATACCGGTCATTGCCAAAGCGGACACGCTGACTCCGGAGGAAATCACTCTCTTCAAGAAACAG ATTCTAAACGAAATCGCTCAAAATAAGATTAAAATCTACGATTTCCCGGACCCgatggacgaggaggaggacgcaAAAGTACTTCGCCAGCTGCGCAGTCGCGTGCCGTTCGCTGTGGTCGGTGCGAATGCAATTATCGAGATCGATGGTCGCAAAGTCCGTGGACGACGCTACCCGTGGGGAGTTGCTGAAG TTGAAAATTTGGACCATTGTGATTTCATCGCTCTGCGCAACATGGTCATCCGGACGAATCTGCAGGACCTGAAGGATGTGACAAACAACGTGCACTATGAAAACTATCGCTGTCGAAAGCTGGCCGGTTTGGGTACCGATGGCAAGGCCAAACTAAGCAATAA CTTATGCAATATTGGAACTGTTAACACAAACGGTACTGGATG GAATCCACTGGCTCAGATGGAGGAGGAAAAGCGGGAACATGAATCAAAGATGAAGAAAATGGAAGCCGAAATGGAGCAAGTGTTTGAGATGAAGGTgaaggagaagaaacaaaagctCAAGGACTCGGAGGCCGAACTAACCAGACGTCACGAGGAACGAAAGAAG GCACTCGAGCTTCAAATTCGTGAGCTGGAAGATCGCAGAAAGGCTTTCGAGCAGGAGAAAGCCGAATGGGAACAGCAAAACGGTGTCACGCTTGACGAGCTGCGCCGCAAGAGCCTCGAAGCCAACAGTAAAGA
- the LOC1269634 gene encoding septin-7 isoform X11: protein MSTSTPTAQQTAGPGAGGPPVPPVKPVLSSPGAYMANFQGSGGGGGMPVAAPPITAGIHGTNKTHEKPTIAARPIPPPKLPNYSSSFNKIDRDRNEFTKIDKAEREKHNNSANAANDKHSTAGLTNSVGGGGGGGVTNNSSPAAVSIGAMVTNNNHNGLNGAPATNGSAVHAAAAAAAAAATGNNNLGGGGGGGVNGLATSMNSISLKEKRDALLNHHDSGANGHHGHHHHADAANAKLANERHEKEKPVMKTKPKELDGYVGFANLPNQVYRKAVKKGFELTLMVVGESGLGKSTLINSMFLSDIYHAEQHPGPSKRIKKTVAVESTKVLLKENGVNLTLTVVDTPGFGDAVDNSNCWLPIVDFVESKYEEYLTAESRVHRTALPDSRVHVCLYFIAPSGHGLKPLDIEFMQRLCDKVNIIPVIAKADTLTPEEITLFKKQILNEIAQNKIKIYDFPDPMDEEEDAKVLRQLRSRVPFAVVGANAIIEIDGRKVRGRRYPWGVAEVENLDHCDFIALRNMVIRTNLQDLKDVTNNVHYENYRCRKLAGLGTDGKAKLSNNLCNIGTVNTNGTGWNPLAQMEEEKREHESKMKKMEAEMEQVFEMKVKEKKQKLKDSEAELTRRHEERKKALELQIRELEDRRKAFEQEKAEWEQQNGVTLDELRRKSLEANSKETASLASRSSDESKGRRVFGSLLRRHTSFGAPDAVRGVTGAAGSTSTLTTSANNNGSTVPPSPQDHNDS, encoded by the exons ATGAGCACATCAACGCCCACAGCACAGCAGACGGCCGGACCCGGTGCCGGTGGACCGCCAGTACCGCCGGTGAAGCCCGTCCTTTCGTCGCCCGGCGCCTACATGGCCAACTTCCAGGGGTcgggtggtggcggtggtatGCCAGTGGCGGCACCTCCCATTACCGCCGGCATCCACGGTACGAACAAGACGCACGAGAAGCCGACGATCGCCGCCCGGCCCATTCCACCTCCGAAGCTGCCAAACTACTCGTCATCCTTCAACAAgatcgatcgcgatcgaaACGAGTTCACCAAGATCGACAAAGCGGAACGGGAAAAG CATAATAACAGCGCAAACGCGGCCAACGATAAACACAGCACGGCAGGGCTCACTAACTCggttggcggcggcggcggcggtggcgtcACTAACAACAGCTCACCGGCCGCGGTCTCGATTGGCGCAATGGTCACCAATAACAATCACAACGGTCTGAACGGTGCACCGGCCACGAATGGCAGCGCTGTGcacgcggcagcagcagcggcggcggcggcagcaaccGGGAACAACAATCTCGGCggaggtggtggcggtggcgtgAACGGGCTGGCGACCAGCATGAACAGTATTTCGCTGAAGGAGAAGCGGGACGCCCTGCTGAACCATCACGATAGCGGTGCGAACGGTCACCACGGTCATCATCACCATGCGGATGCGGCGAACGCGAAGCTAGCAAACGAACGGCACGAGAAGGAGAAGCCGGTGATGAAAACGAAGCCGAAGGAGCTGGACGGGTACGTTGGGTTCGCGAACCTGCCGAACCAGGTGTACCGGAAGGCGGTGAAGAAGGGCTTTGAGCTGacgctgatggtggtgggcgAGTCGGGGCTGGGCAAATCGACCCTGATCAATTCGATGTTCCTGTCGGACATTTACCACGCCGAGCAGCATCCGGGACCGTCGAAGCGCATCAAGAAGACGGTGGCCGTCGAGAGCACCAAGGTGCTGCTGAAGGAGAACGGCGTCAACCTAACGCTGACGGTTGTCGATACGCCCGGTTTCGGTGATGCCGTTGACAACAGCAACTG CTGGCTACCGATAGTGGACTTTGTAGAGTCGAAGTACGAGGAGTATTTGACGGCCGAGTCACGCGTCCACCGAACGGCGCTGCCCGATTCGCGCGTGCACGTTTGTCTGTACTTTATTGCCCCGTCCGGGCATGGGCTGAAGCCGCTGGATATCGAGTTCATGCAGCGACTGTGCGATAAGGTGAACATCATACCGGTCATTGCCAAAGCGGACACGCTGACTCCGGAGGAAATCACTCTCTTCAAGAAACAG ATTCTAAACGAAATCGCTCAAAATAAGATTAAAATCTACGATTTCCCGGACCCgatggacgaggaggaggacgcaAAAGTACTTCGCCAGCTGCGCAGTCGCGTGCCGTTCGCTGTGGTCGGTGCGAATGCAATTATCGAGATCGATGGTCGCAAAGTCCGTGGACGACGCTACCCGTGGGGAGTTGCTGAAG TTGAAAATTTGGACCATTGTGATTTCATCGCTCTGCGCAACATGGTCATCCGGACGAATCTGCAGGACCTGAAGGATGTGACAAACAACGTGCACTATGAAAACTATCGCTGTCGAAAGCTGGCCGGTTTGGGTACCGATGGCAAGGCCAAACTAAGCAATAA CTTATGCAATATTGGAACTGTTAACACAAACGGTACTGGATG GAATCCACTGGCTCAGATGGAGGAGGAAAAGCGGGAACATGAATCAAAGATGAAGAAAATGGAAGCCGAAATGGAGCAAGTGTTTGAGATGAAGGTgaaggagaagaaacaaaagctCAAGGACTCGGAGGCCGAACTAACCAGACGTCACGAGGAACGAAAGAAG GCACTCGAGCTTCAAATTCGTGAGCTGGAAGATCGCAGAAAGGCTTTCGAGCAGGAGAAAGCCGAATGGGAACAGCAAAACGGTGTCACGCTTGACGAGCTGCGCCGCAAGAGCCTCGAAGCCAACAGTAAAGA
- the LOC1269634 gene encoding septin-7 isoform X19, with protein sequence MSTSTPTAQQTAGPGAGGPPVPPVKPVLSSPGAYMANFQGSGGGGGMPVAAPPITAGIHGTNKTHEKPTIAARPIPPPKLPNYSSSFNKIDRDRNEFTKIDKAEREKLATKREMFFKSESNSPSGPPPNPPHNNSANAANDKHSTAGLTNSVGGGGGGGVTNNSSPAAVSIGAMVTNNNHNGLNGAPATNGSAVHAAAAAAAAAATGNNNLGGGGGGGVNGLATSMNSISLKEKRDALLNHHDSGANGHHGHHHHADAANAKLANERHEKEKPVMKTKPKELDGYVGFANLPNQVYRKAVKKGFELTLMVVGESGLGKSTLINSMFLSDIYHAEQHPGPSKRIKKTVAVESTKVLLKENGVNLTLTVVDTPGFGDAVDNSNCWLPIVDFVESKYEEYLTAESRVHRTALPDSRVHVCLYFIAPSGHGLKPLDIEFMQRLCDKVNIIPVIAKADTLTPEEITLFKKQILNEIAQNKIKIYDFPDPMDEEEDAKVLRQLRSRVPFAVVGANAIIEIDGRKVRGRRYPWGVAEVENLDHCDFIALRNMVIRTNLQDLKDVTNNVHYENYRCRKLAGLGTDGKAKLSNNLCNIGTVNTNGTGWNPLAQMEEEKREHESKMKKMEAEMEQVFEMKVKEKKQKLKDSEAELTRRHEERKKALELQIRELEDRRKAFEQEKAEWEQQNGVTLDELRRKSLEANSKETVDGKGKKKKGLF encoded by the exons ATGAGCACATCAACGCCCACAGCACAGCAGACGGCCGGACCCGGTGCCGGTGGACCGCCAGTACCGCCGGTGAAGCCCGTCCTTTCGTCGCCCGGCGCCTACATGGCCAACTTCCAGGGGTcgggtggtggcggtggtatGCCAGTGGCGGCACCTCCCATTACCGCCGGCATCCACGGTACGAACAAGACGCACGAGAAGCCGACGATCGCCGCCCGGCCCATTCCACCTCCGAAGCTGCCAAACTACTCGTCATCCTTCAACAAgatcgatcgcgatcgaaACGAGTTCACCAAGATCGACAAAGCGGAACGGGAAAAG TTGGCAACGAAGCGCGAAATGTTCTTCAAGTCGGAGAGCAACAGTCCGTCCGGACCGCCACCAAATCCACCG CATAATAACAGCGCAAACGCGGCCAACGATAAACACAGCACGGCAGGGCTCACTAACTCggttggcggcggcggcggcggtggcgtcACTAACAACAGCTCACCGGCCGCGGTCTCGATTGGCGCAATGGTCACCAATAACAATCACAACGGTCTGAACGGTGCACCGGCCACGAATGGCAGCGCTGTGcacgcggcagcagcagcggcggcggcggcagcaaccGGGAACAACAATCTCGGCggaggtggtggcggtggcgtgAACGGGCTGGCGACCAGCATGAACAGTATTTCGCTGAAGGAGAAGCGGGACGCCCTGCTGAACCATCACGATAGCGGTGCGAACGGTCACCACGGTCATCATCACCATGCGGATGCGGCGAACGCGAAGCTAGCAAACGAACGGCACGAGAAGGAGAAGCCGGTGATGAAAACGAAGCCGAAGGAGCTGGACGGGTACGTTGGGTTCGCGAACCTGCCGAACCAGGTGTACCGGAAGGCGGTGAAGAAGGGCTTTGAGCTGacgctgatggtggtgggcgAGTCGGGGCTGGGCAAATCGACCCTGATCAATTCGATGTTCCTGTCGGACATTTACCACGCCGAGCAGCATCCGGGACCGTCGAAGCGCATCAAGAAGACGGTGGCCGTCGAGAGCACCAAGGTGCTGCTGAAGGAGAACGGCGTCAACCTAACGCTGACGGTTGTCGATACGCCCGGTTTCGGTGATGCCGTTGACAACAGCAACTG CTGGCTACCGATAGTGGACTTTGTAGAGTCGAAGTACGAGGAGTATTTGACGGCCGAGTCACGCGTCCACCGAACGGCGCTGCCCGATTCGCGCGTGCACGTTTGTCTGTACTTTATTGCCCCGTCCGGGCATGGGCTGAAGCCGCTGGATATCGAGTTCATGCAGCGACTGTGCGATAAGGTGAACATCATACCGGTCATTGCCAAAGCGGACACGCTGACTCCGGAGGAAATCACTCTCTTCAAGAAACAG ATTCTAAACGAAATCGCTCAAAATAAGATTAAAATCTACGATTTCCCGGACCCgatggacgaggaggaggacgcaAAAGTACTTCGCCAGCTGCGCAGTCGCGTGCCGTTCGCTGTGGTCGGTGCGAATGCAATTATCGAGATCGATGGTCGCAAAGTCCGTGGACGACGCTACCCGTGGGGAGTTGCTGAAG TTGAAAATTTGGACCATTGTGATTTCATCGCTCTGCGCAACATGGTCATCCGGACGAATCTGCAGGACCTGAAGGATGTGACAAACAACGTGCACTATGAAAACTATCGCTGTCGAAAGCTGGCCGGTTTGGGTACCGATGGCAAGGCCAAACTAAGCAATAA CTTATGCAATATTGGAACTGTTAACACAAACGGTACTGGATG GAATCCACTGGCTCAGATGGAGGAGGAAAAGCGGGAACATGAATCAAAGATGAAGAAAATGGAAGCCGAAATGGAGCAAGTGTTTGAGATGAAGGTgaaggagaagaaacaaaagctCAAGGACTCGGAGGCCGAACTAACCAGACGTCACGAGGAACGAAAGAAG GCACTCGAGCTTCAAATTCGTGAGCTGGAAGATCGCAGAAAGGCTTTCGAGCAGGAGAAAGCCGAATGGGAACAGCAAAACGGTGTCACGCTTGACGAGCTGCGCCGCAAGAGCCTCGAAGCCAACAGTAAAGA
- the LOC1269634 gene encoding septin-7 isoform X23, protein MSTSTPTAQQTAGPGAGGPPVPPVKPVLSSPGAYMANFQGSGGGGGMPVAAPPITAGIHGTNKTHEKPTIAARPIPPPKLPNYSSSFNKIDRDRNEFTKIDKAEREKVSLHNNSANAANDKHSTAGLTNSVGGGGGGGVTNNSSPAAVSIGAMVTNNNHNGLNGAPATNGSAVHAAAAAAAAAATGNNNLGGGGGGGVNGLATSMNSISLKEKRDALLNHHDSGANGHHGHHHHADAANAKLANERHEKEKPVMKTKPKELDGYVGFANLPNQVYRKAVKKGFELTLMVVGESGLGKSTLINSMFLSDIYHAEQHPGPSKRIKKTVAVESTKVLLKENGVNLTLTVVDTPGFGDAVDNSNCWLPIVDFVESKYEEYLTAESRVHRTALPDSRVHVCLYFIAPSGHGLKPLDIEFMQRLCDKVNIIPVIAKADTLTPEEITLFKKQILNEIAQNKIKIYDFPDPMDEEEDAKVLRQLRSRVPFAVVGANAIIEIDGRKVRGRRYPWGVAEVENLDHCDFIALRNMVIRTNLQDLKDVTNNVHYENYRCRKLAGLGTDGKAKLSNKNPLAQMEEEKREHESKMKKMEAEMEQVFEMKVKEKKQKLKDSEAELTRRHEERKKALELQIRELEDRRKAFEQEKAEWEQQNGVTLDELRRKSLEANSKETVDGKGKKKKGLF, encoded by the exons ATGAGCACATCAACGCCCACAGCACAGCAGACGGCCGGACCCGGTGCCGGTGGACCGCCAGTACCGCCGGTGAAGCCCGTCCTTTCGTCGCCCGGCGCCTACATGGCCAACTTCCAGGGGTcgggtggtggcggtggtatGCCAGTGGCGGCACCTCCCATTACCGCCGGCATCCACGGTACGAACAAGACGCACGAGAAGCCGACGATCGCCGCCCGGCCCATTCCACCTCCGAAGCTGCCAAACTACTCGTCATCCTTCAACAAgatcgatcgcgatcgaaACGAGTTCACCAAGATCGACAAAGCGGAACGGGAAAAGGTTAGCCTG CATAATAACAGCGCAAACGCGGCCAACGATAAACACAGCACGGCAGGGCTCACTAACTCggttggcggcggcggcggcggtggcgtcACTAACAACAGCTCACCGGCCGCGGTCTCGATTGGCGCAATGGTCACCAATAACAATCACAACGGTCTGAACGGTGCACCGGCCACGAATGGCAGCGCTGTGcacgcggcagcagcagcggcggcggcggcagcaaccGGGAACAACAATCTCGGCggaggtggtggcggtggcgtgAACGGGCTGGCGACCAGCATGAACAGTATTTCGCTGAAGGAGAAGCGGGACGCCCTGCTGAACCATCACGATAGCGGTGCGAACGGTCACCACGGTCATCATCACCATGCGGATGCGGCGAACGCGAAGCTAGCAAACGAACGGCACGAGAAGGAGAAGCCGGTGATGAAAACGAAGCCGAAGGAGCTGGACGGGTACGTTGGGTTCGCGAACCTGCCGAACCAGGTGTACCGGAAGGCGGTGAAGAAGGGCTTTGAGCTGacgctgatggtggtgggcgAGTCGGGGCTGGGCAAATCGACCCTGATCAATTCGATGTTCCTGTCGGACATTTACCACGCCGAGCAGCATCCGGGACCGTCGAAGCGCATCAAGAAGACGGTGGCCGTCGAGAGCACCAAGGTGCTGCTGAAGGAGAACGGCGTCAACCTAACGCTGACGGTTGTCGATACGCCCGGTTTCGGTGATGCCGTTGACAACAGCAACTG CTGGCTACCGATAGTGGACTTTGTAGAGTCGAAGTACGAGGAGTATTTGACGGCCGAGTCACGCGTCCACCGAACGGCGCTGCCCGATTCGCGCGTGCACGTTTGTCTGTACTTTATTGCCCCGTCCGGGCATGGGCTGAAGCCGCTGGATATCGAGTTCATGCAGCGACTGTGCGATAAGGTGAACATCATACCGGTCATTGCCAAAGCGGACACGCTGACTCCGGAGGAAATCACTCTCTTCAAGAAACAG ATTCTAAACGAAATCGCTCAAAATAAGATTAAAATCTACGATTTCCCGGACCCgatggacgaggaggaggacgcaAAAGTACTTCGCCAGCTGCGCAGTCGCGTGCCGTTCGCTGTGGTCGGTGCGAATGCAATTATCGAGATCGATGGTCGCAAAGTCCGTGGACGACGCTACCCGTGGGGAGTTGCTGAAG TTGAAAATTTGGACCATTGTGATTTCATCGCTCTGCGCAACATGGTCATCCGGACGAATCTGCAGGACCTGAAGGATGTGACAAACAACGTGCACTATGAAAACTATCGCTGTCGAAAGCTGGCCGGTTTGGGTACCGATGGCAAGGCCAAACTAAGCAATAA GAATCCACTGGCTCAGATGGAGGAGGAAAAGCGGGAACATGAATCAAAGATGAAGAAAATGGAAGCCGAAATGGAGCAAGTGTTTGAGATGAAGGTgaaggagaagaaacaaaagctCAAGGACTCGGAGGCCGAACTAACCAGACGTCACGAGGAACGAAAGAAG GCACTCGAGCTTCAAATTCGTGAGCTGGAAGATCGCAGAAAGGCTTTCGAGCAGGAGAAAGCCGAATGGGAACAGCAAAACGGTGTCACGCTTGACGAGCTGCGCCGCAAGAGCCTCGAAGCCAACAGTAAAGA